One genomic window of Pseudomonas chlororaphis subsp. piscium includes the following:
- a CDS encoding ATP-dependent DNA helicase — MNYRIAVRALCEFTAKVGDLDLRFTPSPTALEGIQGHRTVAARRSANYRSEVSLEGCFGALTVKGRADGYDPDANLLEEVKTYRGDLERMPANHRQLHWAQAKIYGWLLCQQLQLSSIRLALVYFDILSERETSLVEEHEAQALEQFFNRQCSLFLQWAEQEQAHRHARDQAMATLSFPHPDFRPGQRSLAESVYKAVSTGRCLMAQAPTGIGKTLGTVFPMLKAMPGQQLDKLFFLTAKTPGRKLALDAAGVLFERSPGLPLRVLELVARDKACEHPELACHGESCPLAKGFYDRLPAARQAASQVSLLDQQAVREIALAHGLCPYYLSQEMARWSDLLVADYNYYFDFSALLFGLAQANQWKVAALVDEAHNLVERGRSMYSASLDQYQLNAVRQVAPEPLKKPLQRLNREWNALHKEQLRPYQAYDQAPAALLKALSLCISAIGDYLNDHPQGLDCRLQGFYFDALQFARVAELFDGQFLFDISKRELNPRRSLSELCLRNVVPAGFLAPRLSAARSTVLFSATLNPWHYYRDLLGLPENTVWVDVESPFSAAQLDVHIVSRISTRFAHRQASLAPIVELIASQFRQRPGNYLAFFSSFDYQQQVASLLAEQHPDIPVWQQSRGMDEGQRQAFLERFDADGQGVGFAVLGGAFGEGIDLPGSRLIGAFIATLGLAQLNPVNEQLKLRMAAIFGAGYDYTYLYPGLQKVVQAAGRVIRSQQDRGVVMLIDDRFAEPRIRQLLPGWWSLDAPGGEGLQGAG; from the coding sequence GTGAACTACCGCATCGCGGTACGGGCGCTGTGCGAATTCACCGCCAAGGTCGGCGACCTCGACCTGCGCTTCACGCCGTCGCCCACCGCGCTGGAAGGCATCCAGGGCCACCGTACGGTGGCGGCGCGGCGCAGCGCGAACTATCGGAGCGAGGTGTCCCTCGAAGGCTGCTTCGGCGCGTTGACGGTCAAGGGCAGGGCGGACGGCTACGACCCGGACGCCAACCTGCTGGAAGAGGTCAAGACCTACCGTGGCGATCTGGAACGCATGCCGGCCAACCATCGCCAGCTGCATTGGGCCCAGGCGAAGATCTATGGCTGGCTGCTGTGCCAGCAGTTGCAATTGAGCAGCATCCGCCTGGCGCTGGTGTACTTCGACATCCTCAGCGAGCGCGAGACGTCGCTGGTGGAAGAGCACGAGGCCCAGGCCCTGGAGCAGTTCTTCAACCGCCAATGCAGCCTGTTCCTGCAATGGGCCGAGCAGGAACAGGCCCACCGGCATGCCCGCGACCAGGCCATGGCGACGCTGAGTTTCCCCCATCCCGACTTCCGTCCGGGGCAGCGCAGCCTGGCCGAGTCGGTGTACAAGGCGGTGAGCACCGGGCGCTGCCTGATGGCCCAGGCGCCGACCGGGATCGGCAAGACCCTGGGCACAGTATTCCCCATGCTCAAGGCGATGCCGGGGCAACAGTTGGACAAGCTGTTTTTCCTCACCGCCAAGACCCCGGGACGCAAACTGGCGCTGGACGCCGCCGGGGTGCTGTTCGAGCGCAGCCCCGGACTGCCGTTGCGGGTGCTGGAGCTGGTGGCCCGGGACAAGGCCTGCGAGCACCCGGAGCTGGCCTGTCATGGCGAGTCCTGCCCGTTGGCCAAGGGTTTCTACGACCGTCTGCCGGCGGCGCGGCAGGCGGCGAGCCAAGTGTCGCTACTGGATCAGCAGGCGGTGCGCGAGATCGCCCTGGCGCATGGGCTGTGCCCGTATTACCTGAGCCAGGAAATGGCCCGCTGGAGCGATCTGCTGGTGGCGGACTACAACTACTACTTCGATTTCAGCGCCTTGCTGTTTGGCCTGGCGCAGGCCAACCAATGGAAGGTCGCCGCCCTGGTGGACGAAGCGCACAACCTGGTGGAGCGCGGGCGCTCGATGTACAGCGCCAGCCTCGACCAGTACCAATTGAACGCCGTGCGCCAGGTTGCCCCGGAGCCGCTGAAGAAGCCGCTGCAACGACTCAACCGGGAATGGAATGCCCTGCACAAGGAGCAGCTGCGGCCGTACCAGGCCTATGACCAGGCGCCGGCCGCTCTGCTCAAGGCGCTGTCGCTGTGTATCTCGGCGATTGGCGATTACCTCAACGACCACCCGCAAGGGTTGGACTGCCGGCTGCAGGGGTTCTATTTCGACGCCCTGCAATTCGCCCGGGTGGCCGAACTGTTCGACGGGCAGTTCCTGTTCGATATCAGCAAGCGCGAGCTCAATCCCCGCCGCAGCCTGTCCGAGCTGTGCCTGCGCAACGTGGTGCCGGCGGGGTTCCTGGCGCCGCGACTGAGCGCGGCGCGCAGTACGGTGCTGTTCTCGGCGACGCTCAACCCCTGGCATTACTACCGCGACCTGCTGGGGCTGCCGGAGAACACTGTGTGGGTGGATGTCGAATCACCGTTCAGTGCCGCGCAGCTGGATGTACATATCGTCAGCCGGATCTCCACGCGTTTCGCCCATCGCCAGGCGTCCCTGGCGCCCATCGTCGAGCTGATCGCCAGCCAGTTCCGCCAGCGCCCCGGCAACTACCTGGCGTTCTTCAGTAGCTTCGATTACCAGCAGCAGGTAGCCAGCCTGTTGGCCGAACAGCATCCGGATATCCCTGTGTGGCAGCAGTCCCGCGGGATGGATGAGGGGCAGCGCCAGGCGTTTCTCGAACGCTTCGACGCCGATGGCCAGGGGGTGGGTTTTGCCGTGCTGGGCGGGGCGTTCGGCGAGGGTATCGACCTGCCGGGCTCGCGGCTGATCGGCGCTTTTATCGCCACCCTCGGCCTGGCCCAACTGAACCCGGTGAACGAGCAGTTGAAACTGCGCATGGCGGCGATTTTCGGCGCCGGCTACGACTACACCTACCTGTACCCCGGCCTGCAGAAGGTGGTGCAGGCCGCGGGCCGGGTGATCCGCAGCCAGCAGGACCGTGGCGTGGTGATGCTGATCGACGACCGCTTCGCCGAGCCCCGGATCCGGCAATTGCTGCCGGGCTGGTGGTCGCTCGACGCCCCGGGCGGCGAGGGGCTTCAGGGCGCCGGGTAG
- a CDS encoding VRR-NUC domain-containing protein, with translation MTSNPLENPLYYLHNFQQVLAWLELRYADVLSPEEHSFIDDFAALAQPSQALLVRMIMRKGCHFRMSRLVYEEIGDTRAAVAPLVRLGWVDEQAPLTLEELFNLLQKAEIFHGFRAAIEQPKARKSDWLAALAPLFDEPRSLDQWCPGLEDGVCSLTVMALCDRLRLMFFGNLYQDWSEFVLADLGIFTYEKVEFRDDARALRSRADVEGFVYLEDCRQRFESGEALDEVLASIQAFASDNPWLQRRRAKLLFLLGQHCERLAQWPLAAAIYQACADPGARARLIRVLERSGDYPQALALAEAAALAPHNAAEQQQLLRLLPRLRRKLGGPATPRGGTQPMLRLDLSLPRADPALSVEFHVQAHLHEEQAPVHYVENSLINSLFGLLCWPAIFAPLPGAFFHPFQRGPADLLSEDFHSRRAELFQACLGELDDGRYAQTIRQRYLDKWGVQSPFVFWGALSEELLEQALACLPAEHLKHWFDRLLQDIKANRAGMPDLIQFWPQQKTYRMIEVKGPGDRLQDNQLRWLEFCRQHQMPVAVCYVQWAEQDG, from the coding sequence GTGACTTCCAACCCTCTGGAAAACCCTCTTTATTACCTGCACAACTTCCAGCAGGTGCTGGCCTGGCTCGAACTGCGCTACGCCGATGTGCTGTCACCTGAAGAGCATAGCTTCATCGACGACTTCGCGGCCCTGGCCCAGCCATCCCAGGCCTTGCTGGTGCGCATGATCATGCGCAAAGGCTGTCATTTTCGCATGTCCCGGCTGGTCTATGAAGAAATCGGTGATACCCGCGCGGCCGTCGCGCCGCTGGTGCGCCTGGGCTGGGTCGACGAACAGGCGCCGCTGACCCTGGAAGAGCTGTTCAACCTGTTGCAGAAGGCGGAAATCTTTCATGGCTTTCGCGCGGCGATCGAGCAGCCCAAGGCCCGCAAGTCCGACTGGCTGGCGGCGTTGGCGCCACTGTTCGACGAACCGCGGAGCCTGGACCAATGGTGCCCGGGGCTGGAAGACGGGGTGTGCAGCCTGACCGTCATGGCGCTGTGCGACCGCTTGCGCCTGATGTTCTTCGGCAACCTGTATCAGGACTGGTCGGAGTTCGTGCTGGCCGACCTGGGCATCTTCACCTACGAGAAGGTCGAGTTTCGCGACGATGCCCGGGCGCTGCGCAGCCGCGCCGACGTCGAGGGTTTTGTGTACCTGGAGGATTGCCGGCAACGCTTCGAAAGCGGTGAGGCGCTGGATGAGGTGCTGGCGAGCATCCAGGCGTTCGCCAGCGACAATCCCTGGTTGCAGCGGCGTCGGGCCAAGCTGCTGTTCCTGCTGGGGCAGCACTGCGAGCGACTCGCGCAATGGCCGCTGGCGGCCGCCATCTACCAGGCCTGCGCCGACCCCGGGGCGAGAGCGCGGCTGATCCGCGTCCTCGAGCGCAGCGGCGATTACCCGCAGGCATTGGCCCTGGCCGAGGCGGCGGCACTGGCCCCGCACAACGCGGCCGAGCAGCAACAACTGCTGCGGCTGCTGCCCAGGTTGCGGCGCAAGCTGGGCGGTCCGGCCACGCCGCGTGGCGGCACCCAACCGATGCTGCGCCTGGACCTCAGCCTGCCGCGGGCCGATCCGGCGCTGTCGGTGGAATTCCATGTGCAAGCCCATCTCCACGAGGAGCAGGCGCCGGTGCACTACGTGGAGAACAGCCTGATCAATTCGCTGTTCGGGCTGCTCTGCTGGCCGGCGATCTTCGCGCCGCTGCCCGGGGCGTTTTTCCACCCGTTCCAGCGCGGGCCGGCCGACCTGTTGAGCGAGGACTTCCACAGCCGGCGCGCCGAGCTGTTCCAGGCCTGCCTGGGGGAGCTGGATGACGGGCGTTATGCGCAGACCATCCGCCAGCGCTACCTCGACAAATGGGGCGTGCAATCGCCATTCGTGTTCTGGGGCGCCCTCAGCGAAGAACTGCTGGAGCAGGCGCTGGCCTGCCTGCCGGCCGAGCACCTCAAGCACTGGTTCGACCGCCTGCTGCAGGACATCAAGGCCAACCGCGCCGGCATGCCGGACCTGATCCAGTTCTGGCCGCAGCAGAAAACCTACCGGATGATCGAGGTCAAGGGCCCCGGCGACCGGCTGCAGGACAACCAGCTGCGCTGGCTGGAGTTCTGCCGGCAGCACCAGATGCCGGTGGCGGTCTGCTACGTGCAATGGGCGGAGCAGGACGGGTGA
- a CDS encoding YgdI/YgdR family lipoprotein encodes MNVKYLGLPLAVAAFLALGGCASPTVVTLQNGTQYLTKDMPNAKTVDGFYEFEDIAGKKIRIKAADVATVRQED; translated from the coding sequence ATGAACGTCAAATACCTGGGCCTGCCGTTGGCCGTTGCAGCCTTCCTGGCACTGGGCGGCTGCGCCTCACCGACCGTGGTGACGCTGCAGAACGGCACGCAATACCTGACCAAGGACATGCCTAACGCCAAGACCGTCGACGGGTTCTACGAATTCGAAGACATCGCCGGTAAGAAAATCCGCATCAAGGCGGCCGATGTCGCCACCGTCCGCCAAGAGGACTGA
- a CDS encoding polyurethane esterase produces the protein MGVYDYKNLGTEDSKALFSDALAITLYSYHNLDNGFSAGYQQYGFGLGLPATLVTALIGSSDSQGVIPGLPWNPDSEKAALEAVQKAGWTPIGASQLGYDGKTDFRGTYYGEKAGYTTAQAEVLGKYDDQGHLTSIGIAFRGTSGPRESLIGDSIGDAINDLMAAFGPKDYAKNYAGEAFGKLLADVAAFAQANGLTGKDILVSGHSLGGLAVNSLADLSGDHWSGFYQDSSYVAYASPTQSAGDKVLNIGYENDPVFRALDGSSFNLATLGVHDTAQESATNNIVSFNDHYASAVWNLLPFSIVNIPTWLSHLPTGYGDGMTRILESKFYDLTSKDSTIIVANLSDPARATTWVQDLNRNAETHKGSTFIIGTDSNDLIQGGQGNDYLEGRAGNDTFRDSGGYNILLGGQGNNTLDLQQSVKNFSFANDGAGTLYVRDANGGISITRDIGAITSKEPGFLWGLFKDDVTHSVTDKGLLAGSSLTQYASSVKGDAAANTLTAHAGGDWLFGLDGDDHLIGGRGNDVLVGGAGNDLLEAGGGSNTFLFSGDFGQDRVLGYQSSDKLVFLGVEGVVANDDFRAHASTLGNDTLLTFGSDSVTLVGVSLDSLNGASITIA, from the coding sequence CGGTTATCAGCAATACGGCTTCGGCCTAGGCCTACCGGCGACCCTGGTGACGGCGCTGATCGGCAGCAGCGATTCGCAAGGGGTGATTCCCGGGCTGCCGTGGAACCCCGACTCGGAGAAAGCCGCGCTGGAGGCGGTGCAAAAGGCCGGCTGGACGCCGATCGGCGCTTCCCAGCTGGGCTACGACGGCAAGACCGACTTCAGGGGCACCTACTACGGGGAAAAGGCCGGCTACACCACGGCCCAGGCGGAAGTCCTCGGCAAGTACGACGACCAGGGCCACCTGACCTCCATCGGCATTGCCTTTCGCGGCACCAGCGGGCCCCGTGAGTCGCTGATCGGCGACTCCATCGGCGATGCGATCAACGACCTGATGGCGGCGTTCGGGCCAAAGGACTACGCGAAAAACTACGCTGGCGAAGCCTTCGGCAAACTGCTCGCCGATGTCGCGGCCTTCGCCCAGGCCAACGGCCTGACGGGCAAGGACATCCTGGTCAGCGGCCACAGTCTTGGCGGCCTGGCGGTCAACAGCTTGGCGGACTTGAGCGGCGATCACTGGTCGGGGTTCTACCAGGACTCCAGCTACGTCGCCTACGCTTCGCCGACCCAGAGCGCGGGGGACAAGGTGCTGAATATCGGCTACGAAAACGACCCGGTGTTCCGCGCCCTCGATGGTTCCTCGTTCAACCTGGCGACCCTCGGCGTGCATGACACGGCGCAGGAGTCGGCGACCAACAACATCGTCAGCTTCAACGACCATTACGCCTCGGCGGTCTGGAACCTGCTGCCGTTCTCCATCGTGAATATTCCGACCTGGCTGTCGCACCTGCCCACCGGTTACGGCGACGGCATGACGCGGATCCTCGAGTCGAAGTTCTACGACCTGACGAGCAAGGACTCGACCATCATCGTCGCCAACCTGTCGGACCCGGCGCGGGCCACCACCTGGGTCCAGGACCTCAACCGCAATGCCGAAACCCACAAGGGCAGCACCTTCATCATCGGCACCGACAGCAACGACCTGATCCAGGGCGGCCAGGGCAACGACTACCTGGAAGGTCGCGCCGGCAACGACACCTTCCGCGATTCCGGAGGCTACAACATCCTGCTGGGCGGGCAGGGCAACAACACCCTGGACCTGCAGCAGTCGGTGAAGAACTTCAGCTTCGCCAACGATGGCGCCGGCACCCTGTATGTGCGCGATGCCAATGGCGGCATCAGCATCACCCGCGATATCGGCGCGATCACCAGCAAGGAGCCGGGGTTCCTCTGGGGTCTGTTCAAGGACGACGTGACCCACAGCGTCACCGACAAGGGCCTGCTGGCGGGGAGCAGCCTGACCCAGTACGCCTCTTCGGTGAAGGGCGACGCCGCGGCCAATACCCTGACCGCTCACGCGGGCGGCGACTGGCTGTTCGGCCTGGACGGCGATGACCACCTGATCGGCGGCCGGGGCAACGATGTGCTGGTCGGTGGCGCGGGCAACGACCTGCTGGAGGCGGGCGGGGGCAGCAATACCTTCCTGTTCAGCGGCGACTTCGGCCAGGACCGCGTACTGGGCTACCAGAGCAGCGACAAACTGGTGTTCCTCGGCGTCGAAGGCGTCGTCGCCAACGACGACTTCCGCGCCCACGCCAGCACCCTGGGCAACGATACCCTGCTGACCTTCGGCAGCGACTCGGTGACTCTGGTGGGCGTGAGCCTGGACAGCCTCAACGGCGCAAGCATCACCATCGCCTGA